One segment of Clarias gariepinus isolate MV-2021 ecotype Netherlands chromosome 6, CGAR_prim_01v2, whole genome shotgun sequence DNA contains the following:
- the LOC128526718 gene encoding apolipoprotein L3-like: protein MLSSSHFLLRAFVQKAENLKRVLNVYDYLLSEHGVNLQGHINELQDLANGIDKVNKGVRIAGITGGAAGAVGVAAAVGGVILAPVTLGASLAVTAVGVGVAAAGGITGASAAITNKVHTNMDRKKVETILKDHSTHIEEIERCVKVIGSYVEYLKKYNLSTMRGVDWQAVKVARMAHNLGDSVGAMGALSKSSGLIKGFALGLDMYFSKGDSEQPKKGSEAKFAKQIRKVAKQMQTNLDELMKFKNMLGSEDI from the coding sequence ATGCTTTCATCCTCTCATTTTCTCCTTAGAGCATTTGTACAAAAGGCTGAAAATCTAAAAAGAGTTCTTAATGTGTATGATTACCTCCTATCTGAGCATGGAGTGAATCTGCAGGGTCACATTAATGAACTACAGGATTTGGCCAATGGCATTGACAAGGTCAATAAGGGGGTGAGGATAGCAGGCATTACCGGGGGAGCTGCAGGGGCAGTAGGAGTTGCAGCCGCTGTTGGAGGTGTCATACTTGCCCCAGTGACCTTAGGGGCTTCATTGGCAGTGACTGCAGTTGGAGTCGGAGTTGCAGCAGCCGGAGGGATCACTGGAGCCTCAGCTGCCATCACCAACAAAGTCCACACCAATATGGACAGGAAGAAGGTGGAAACAATCCTAAAAGATCACTCTACACACATAGAGGAAATTGAAAGGTGTGTAAAGGTCATCGGTTCTTATGTAGAATACCTAAAGAAATACAACCTTTCCACAATGAGGGGGGTGGATTGGCAAGCAGTGAAGGTGGCTCGAATGGCACATAACCTTGGAGACAGTGTAGGAGCAATGGGAGCACTCAGCAAGTCCTCAGGTCTGATAAAAGGTTTTGCGCTGGGCTTGGACATGTACTTCAGCAAAGGAGATTCTGAGCAACCGAAGAAGGGATCAGAAGCCAAATTTGCCAAGCAAATCCGCAAAGTAGCAAAGCAGATGCAGACCAACCTTGATGAGctaatgaaatttaaaaatatgctGGGGTCTGAagacatataa